CAGCGTGTCACCGGCATGGACCGGGGCCGCCAGGGCCAGGGCGAACAGGGCGATGTAAGGGAACGGTTTTTTATTCATGACGGTATGCTCCGGTTGGGTGTGGCAGTCGGACAAGCTTCTCGACCGCCGGTTCCCTTGGCTTCAGTACACGCCGTCCAGGGTGCGGCGCGGATGACAGTTTCGCCCTTGCAGCCTGAACCCAGGCTGAACGGCTCGTTGGCCTTCAGCGCGCCGCGGCCAGCGACGGATAGAAGCGCTGGTTCATGCGCTGGTAGTAGGCCATCAGGTTGGCGGTGCGCTGGATGCGCTCGCGCATCGGATTGTCGATGGGCGGCCCGACCAGGCTCATGATGAAGGCCTGCGCGGTGGCGTCCACGCTGGTCGGCGTGTCGCCCAGCAGGAAGGCCTTCTCGCCCAGCAGCACCGACAGGGCGTCCAGATCCGCAAAGCCGAAGCGGAAAATCTCGTCCCGGCTGTGCCGGCCAAGGCCCTGGCCGGTCAGGTTGCGGCGCAGGCTGCGGCGGACCAAAGGCGGGATCAGAACCCGCAGCGGCCACGGCAGGCCGCCGAACAGCGCCTGGCGCATGGCCTGATAGCCGTTGTCCTCCATCCAGCGGCAGTGCAGCAGCACCCAGTAGGTGCTGTCGTGCAGCATGCGGTTGATGGCGTGGGCGCGGGCGCGCTGTTCGGCCGTCAGGCTGGCGTCGACGCGGTCGCCGTACTTGTCCTTCAGGTACTCGATGATCAGTTCCGAGTCGCCGATGGTCTGGCCGTCGTCGCGGATGAACGGAATCTTGCCCTTGGGGCCCTTGCGGGCGTCGTTCTGGGTGATGGTCTCGAACGGCAGACCGGTCATTTTCAGATACAGCTCGAGCTTGATGCAGAACGGACTCGGGTTGGGCAGGCCCCAGGCGGGGGCGAACTCGTACAGCTCGATCATGAAGGCTCCGTCGTGGGCAGGATCAGCACGCCAGCCGCGGCCAGCGCCGCGACGGCGGCGGCATCGTAGCCGATAGCGGCCAGCACGGATGCGGTGTCGGCGCCGAGTGCCGGTGCCGGCTGCGCCGGTGCCGGCAACGCCGCGCCGTCGATGCGCACCGGAAAGGCGGGAGCCGGCGCGGTCGGGCCCTGCTCGGCCAGCGCCTCGGCCACGCTGCGCACGCGCAGCATCGGCAGCCGGTGCGCGTTGGCGAGCGCCTCCCATTGGTCGGCGTCGCGGCTGGCGAACAGCGTTTTCAGTTCCGCCTGCAGCGCGTCGCCGTGCCGCTGGCGGCTGGCGAGGTCGGCGTACTGCGGTGCGCGCAGCGCGGCCCCGGCCGCGCCCAGCGCCGCTACGAAGCCGTCGAAGAAATGATCCTCCAGCAGGCCGGCGGCAATGAGCGCGCCGTCGCGGCAGGTGAAAAGATCGTTCGCCGGGTGCAGATGGGTCCGCGACTGGGCCGGCGCCAGCCCGCGGCAGGCCGCCAGACTCAGCGCCGCATCCGTCAGCGAGGCGTCGAGGTACGCGCCTTCGCCGGTGGCCGCCCGGCGCAGCAGGGCAGACACCACCGCCAGTGCCGCAAACAAGCCCCCGGCGGTGTCGGCCACCGGCACGCCGGGCCGTTGCGGCGGTCCCTGCCAGTGCCCGGGCCGGGCCAGCGCGCCACCGGCGGCCAGATAGGTCAGGTCGTGGCCGGGCAGGGCGGCGCGCGGGCCGGTCTGGCCAAAGCCGGACAGGGAGCAGTAGATCAGGTCCGGCCGGGGCTGTTTCAGCGTGTCGTAATCGACGCCCAGCCGCGCCGCCACGCCGGGGCGAAAGCCCTCCAGCACCACGTCGAAGCCGGCCACCAGGCGCTGCACGAAGGCCCCTGCGCCGGGCGCCTTCAGGTCCACGCAGACGCTTTTCTTGCCACGGTTGTTCATGGCGAACAGCTCGTCCGGCAAATGGCGGCCCGGATCGCCGCCCGGCGGTTCGAGCTTGACCACCTCGGCGCCCAGCGCCAGCAACTGCGCGCCGGCGAACGGCCCCGGCAGGAAGGGCGCCAGTTCCAGCACCCGCACGCCGACCAGCGGCGCGAACATCAAATTGCCTCGGCCATCAGTAGGACTTGGGCAGGCCCAGCACCCGCTCGGCCAGATAGCACAGCACCAGCTGCGGGCTGACCGGCGCCAGGCGGGTGATCATCACCTCGCGCAGGTAGCGCTCGACGTGGTACTCCTTGGCATAGCCGAAGCCGCCGTGGGTCATCACCGCCTGCGTGCAGGTCTTGAAGCCGGCCTCGGCGGCCAGGTACTTGGCGGCGTTGGCATGCGCGCCGCAGTCGGCGCCGCGGTCGTACTGGCTGGCGGCGTTCAGCATCACCAGGTTGGCGGCTTCGAGCTCGGCCCAGCATTCGGCCAGCGGATGCTGGATGGCCTGGTTCTGGCCGATCGGGCGCCCGAACACGACCCGCTCCCTGGCGTACTCGGTGGCCTTGCGCAGCGCCACGCGGCCGATGCCGATGGCCTCGGCGGCGATCAGGATGCGCTCCGGATTCAGGCCGTGCAGCAGGTAACGAAAGCCCTGGCCTTCCTCGCCGATGCGGTCCTGCACGGGGATTTCCAGGCCGTCGATGAACACCTGGTTCGAGTCCACGCACTTGCGGCCCATTTTCTCGATCTCGCGCACCTCCACCCGGGCGCGGTCCAGGTCGCAGTAGAACAGCGTCAGGCCGTCGATCGGCCGGGCGGTTTCCTCCAGCGGCGTGGTGCGGGCGATCAGCAGCATCTTGTGCGCGTGCTGGGCGTTGCTGGTCCACACCTTCTGGCCGTGCACGACGTAGCAGTCGCCGTCGCGGCGGGCGAAGGTTTTAAGGTGCGTGGTGTCCAGGCCCGTGTTGGGCTCGGTCACGGCAAAGCAGGCGCGCTGCTCGCCGCGGATCAGCGGCGGCAAGAAGCGCTCGCGCTGCTCGGGCGTGCCGAATTTGACGATCACGTTCGGCCCGAACAGGTTCAGGTGAATGGCCGAGGCGCCCGACAGGCAGGCGCCCGACGCGGCGACGGTCTGCATCATCAGCGCCGCTTCGGTAATGCCAAGCCCCGCGCCGCCATAGGCCTCCGGCATGGCGATGCCCAGCCACCCGCCAGAGGCCATGGCGTTCACGAAATCCACCGGAAATTCGCCGTCGTGGTCCCGTTCGAACCAGTAGCGGTCATCGAAGGGCTCACACAGGCGCTCGATCTGCTCGCAGATGGCCTGCTGGTCGGCGGTCAGCTCGAAATCCACGTCACTCCTCCGGACTGAATTCTTTTATTGACGTTCGAGACTGGCCGGCGGGTCGGCAGCGGGCGCGCGCGGTCGCCGGCCGAACAGGCGCAGGATGCCGCCGCCGATCTTGCGCAAGGCCCGAAAAATCTTGGGCAACAACCAGGCGACCAGTACCAGGAAGGCCACCAGCAGGCTGATGAACAGCCAGGGTTGATTCAGCGCCGCCCACAGGCCGCCGAATACGGCGACATCCTCCGCCACCGACGCGGTCCAGTTCGAGAACGGCTCCGGTGAGGTATTGATCAGCAGGCGCGTACCGGCCTTGGTGACGTGACTCGTTGCGGCCATGCCACCGCCCAGGATGCCGGCGGCGATTTCGAGCGCCGGCGTGACCTCGCCCACGGCGCCGGCCGCCAGCAGCGCCCCGGCCGGGATGCGAATGAAGGTGTGCAGCGCGTCCCAGCCGCTGTCGACGCCCGGCGTCTTGTCGGCGAAGAATTCCACCCCGTACATCAGGCCGGCGGCGCCGATCACCAGCGGACTGGCCAGCACCTGCAGGTCGGGCGGCAGGGCCAGGTCGCCGGTGGCCCCGGCGATGCCCAGCACCAGCAGGGCGGCGTACAGGTTGATGCCGCTGGCCCAGCCGACGCCCAGCGTCAGCGCGATGGTGCGTACAAGTTCGTGATAGCTGTCCAAGGCGGCCTCACCGGCAGGCTGCGACGGGGCCGGCAGTATCGCATGGCGGCCCCTGGCCGCCTGGCGCCGGGAACGGGTCGTGACCGGAATGTCGCAGCCGGTCCGTGCCGATCAGCTCACAACATCAACGGGGTGTCGGGCAATTCGTTCTCGCCCGCGCGGCCGGTGGCAGGGAAGTGCCGCGTCAGATGCCTGCTGACCGCGTCGATGCCCTGGATCGCGCCTGCCGCGTAATCGCCCCGCCTGAAGGCGCTTTCCATCATGCGGCAGACGGCTTCCCACTGTTCGGTTCCCACCCGCGCGTGAATGCCGCGGTCGGCGATGATCTCCACATCCCGGTCGGCCAGCAGCAGGTAGATCAGGACGCCGTTGTTGTGCTGCGTGTCCCAGATGCGCAGGTGGGAGAACAGTTCGAGCGCACGTTCCCTGGCAGACTGGCCGCGAAACAGCGGTCCGGTGTCCAGGGCTGCCTCGACCACAAAGCGCAGCTGCCCTGCGTGCCGCTTTTCGCTGGCCTCGATCGCCTGTTCGATGGCCGCCAGCGCCGCTTTTGGAAAGGTCCGCGCAAGCTGCCGACGGGTCGTGAGCAGGTGCCTGACGATGCGTTTCAAGTCCATGCCTACCACCGCCCCGAGGCGCCGCCGCCACCGAAGCTGCCGCCGCCGCCGCCAAAGCCGCCACCTCCAAACCCGCCGCGACCGCCCAGCCCCCCCGGATACCCGCCAAAACCGCCGCGTCCGCCGCCGCCGAGCAAGGTAAACAAAAAGGCCACAACCCCGGCGATCAGGGCCACGATGAGGGTCCCGATCAGCAGCCATGCGACGACCGCGATGATGGCACCGCCGACCGCTGCGCCCGGGAGCCGTCCGAGCACCGCCCGAAGCACGCCGCCAACGGCGACGACCAGAAACAGGATGATTGGCAGCTGGCTAAACAACGCGTCGCTGGAGCCTGCCGGCCGCGCCGTCGGGGGTGGCAGGGCTTCGCCGTCGATGACGCGAATCATCCGGTCGACGCCGGCACGGATGCCGCCGTAAAAATCGCCTTGCCGGAAATAGGGCGTGATGACTTCGCTGACGATGCGTTTGCTGGTGGCGTCGTTCAAGGCGCCTTCCAGGCCGTAACCGACTTCGATGCGCAGCGTGCGGTCTTCCTTGGCCACAATCAGCAGGGCGCCGTCATCAACCTTCTGGCGTCCGAGCTTCCATTGTTCGACCACGCGCAGGGAATACTGCTCGATCGTTTCCGGCGCTGTGGTGGGCACCATCAGGACGGCGATCTGGCTGCCCTTGAGCGCCTCGAAGGCGCGTAATGTTTGTTCGAGCGCGGATTTCTGCTCGGGTGTCAGGGTCCCCGTCTGGTCGGTGACGCGCGCCGTCAGCGGCGGGACGGCCACCTCGGCGTGGCCCGCCCACGGGCTGCACAGCGCCCAGGCCAGGATCAGGATTCGGGATGCCGTCAGCACCGGGCGTCGCGGCGGCGGGCAGTCAGGGCCTGGCCGGTGCCGGGCTGAAGTCGACCTTCGGTGGCGCCGAAATCTCCTGCTCGTTCTGGACCGTGAAATTGGGCTTCACGCGGTAGCCGAACAGCATCGCCGTCAGGTTGGACGGGAACGAGCGCACCGTGACGTTGTAGTCCTGCACGGCCTTGATGTAGCGGTTGCGGGCCACGGTGATGCGGTTTTCGGTGCCTTCCAGCTGCGCCTGCAGATCGCGGAAATTGGCGTCGGATTTCAGCTGCGGGTAGTTCTCGGACACCACCAGCAGGCGCGACAGGGCACTGCTCAGTTGCCCCTGCGCGGCCTGGAATTTCGCGAAAGCTTCCGGGTCGTTGAGCAGTTCCGGCGTGGCCTGAATCGAGCCGACCGAGGCGCGGGCCTGCGTCACCTGCGTCAGGACCTCCTTCTCCTGCGCGGCGAAGCCTTTGACCGTGTTGACCAGATTGGGCACCAGATCGGCGCGGCGCTGGTACTGGTTCAGCACCTCCGACCAGGCCGCCTTGACCTGCTCGTCAGCGGTCTGGAACTTGTTGTAGCCGCAGCCGCTCAGGGCCAGAGCCAGCAGTGTGGCCAGCAGCAGTCTTGCCTGTCGCATCTACGGTGTCCTTGCGATGGGTGCGTGTGGTTGGCCGCTCAGCCGACCAGATCCGCCGCCAGCGCCGCGCGCGTGGCGGCCGGTAACGGGTCGATGCTGACCGTCATGTTCGGGTGATCGATGCCGGCGGCCAGGTCCGCGCCCGCATGCAGCGCCCCGATCATGGCCGGCGTGAACTCGAAGCGCACGAAGTGCACGGCGGAGGTCTTGTCGTCGTTCTCGCGCTCCATGTCCTCGTCGGCGATGGCGTACACCGGTTCGTGGCCGGCCACGCGCAGCCAGACGCGGTCCTCGACGCCGATCAGGCGGGCCAGGGCGACGCGCCGCTCGGCCTCGTCGTCGTACTCGATCATGAAGGTGGCCTTCAGGTTGTGGCCGTCCGGGATCAGCGGGTTGTAGGCGTCCAGCTCGTCCTGGATGCCGCGCGCCTCGAACACGCGCTCGATGCGCAGCATTTCCTGGATCTGGTACTGGACGGTCAGGCGATCCTCGAAGGCCAGCGTGGCGTGCGGGCCGAGCTGGATCTGGCGGTTTTTCTTGTGCTCCAGCACGCGGGCACGCATCGCCGGGCGTTGCTCGGCGTACTGCTCCAGCGACAGCAGGTCGGCGCGGGTGAGTTTTTGCATGGCTCAGACTCCGTAGGCCAGGCGCAGCAACTGCAGCGGGTGCTCGGACGGCTTGCCGTTGCCGACGCCGTGCTCGATGTGCTTGCAGGCGATCGGGCAGTCGCTGGCGTAGTGGATGGGGTCGATCTCGCGCACGCGGTCGAACACCGGCGTGCCGATCTTCATCGACAGCGGATGGGTTTCCACCTTCACGCCGTAGGTGCCGTCGTGCCCGGCGCAGCGCTCGATGGCCACCACCTCGGTGTCCGGGATCAGCTGGAACACCTCGCGTGTTTTCAGACCGATGTTCTGCACCCGCAGGTGGCAGGGTGGGTGGTAGGCGATCTTGCCCAGCGACTGCTTGAAGTCGGTCTTGAGCAGGCCGTCCTTGTGGCGGGCGATCAGGTACTCGAACGGATCGAAAATGCGCGCCGCGACCTTCTGCACGTCGGCATCGTCCGGGAACATCAGGCGCAGCTCCTGCTTGAACATCAGCACGCAGGACGGCACCGGCGCCACGATGTCGTAGCCCTGGTCCACGTAGGCGGCCAGCGCCGGCAGGTTGTGTTTTTTCAGCTCGTTGACCGAGTCCATGTCGCCCAGTTCCAGCTTGGGCATGCCGCAGCAGCGGCTGTTGTCGGCCAGTGTCACCGGCAGGCCGTTGTGGCGGTAGATGGCCGCCAGATCGTCGCCCAGCTCCGGCATCTGGTTATGGCCGTAGCAGGTGCCGAACAGCAGCACCTTGCCGGTGGTGTTGGCGCCGGCCTGCGGCGTCAGCGGCGCGTTGACCGCCGCCTGATCCTTGAAGTGACGCTTCAGCGGCTTGCTCGCGAACGGCGGCAGCACGGCATCGGCGTGGATGCCCATGACCTTTTCCATCACCTGGCGGGCCGGCTTGTTGCGGTTCACGGCATTGACGGTTTCGGTGACCACCGGAATGCCGGCCAGCTTGCCGGTCAGGTCGGTGGAGGTCAGGAAGCGGTCGCGAAACGACGCGCCCTTGGTTTTGAACTTCACCGCCTTGGCGCGCAGCATCAGGTGCGGGAAGTCCACGTTCCACTCGTGCGGCGGCACGTACGGGCACTTGGTCATGTAGCACAGGTCGCACAGGTAACACTGGTCGACCACCTTGATGTAGTCATCCTTGGCCACGCCGTCCACTTCCATGGTGGAGGACTCGTCCACCAGATCGAACAGGGTCGGGAAGGCCTGGCACAGGCTCACGCAGCGGCGGCAGCCGTGGCAGATGTCGAACACACGCTCCAGCTCCTTCTCCAGCGCCTGTGCGTCGTAGTACTCGGCGGTCTGCCATTCAATGGCGTGCCGGGTCGGGGCTTCCAGGCTGCCTTCGCGGGGCGGCGTACGGGACGGGGAATCAGCCATGATCGGGGCTCCTGCGTGAACGGACCGGCGTTGAGACACTGATTACGGCGATGGCTCGGCACCTGGGCCGGCCAGCAACGGGGCCTTGCGCCCCGCGACAAACGTTCCGAAAAGCGAGGCGGGGACCGTCGCCGGCCCCCGCCACCGCCGGGGCATCAGCTGCCCAGGGTGTCCAGGGCCTTCTGGAAGCGGTTGGCGTGCGAACGCTCCGCCTTGGCCAGGGTCTCGAACCAGTCGGCGATCTCGGAGAAGCCTTCCTCGCGCGCTGCCTTGGCCATGCCCGGGTACATGTCGCTGTACTCGTGGGTCTCGCCGGCGATGGCCGCCTTCAGGTTCTCGGCGGTAGCGCCGATCGGCAGGCCGGTGGCCGGGTCGCCGACGGCTTCCAGGTACTCCAGGTGGCCGTGGGCGTGACCGGTCTCACCTTCGGCGGTGGAGCGGAACACTGCCGAGACGTCGTTGTAGCCTTCCACGTCGGCCTTGTTGGCGAAATACAGATAACGCCGGTTGGCCTGCGATTCGCCGGCAAATGCGGCCTTGAGGTTGCCCTCGGTCTTGCTGCCTTTCAAAGTAGCCATGTCATGACCTCCTGCAGTTGATTGACACCGTTCGGTTGCCGCCGGAGTGGCGGAACTTCACGGCTACGCATGGTAGTCGGGCAAGGTGGGGGATGGAAGTTGATTTTTCCAATGCCGCCGATAGCCAATGTCTATCGGTGCCCGGCCCGCAGCGATTCTAGCCGAAAGCCGATGACGAACCGGTGGCGGACGGGGCGCAGTCGCTGATGGCCTGCGCCAGGATCTCGATTGCCCGTGGGCGAAAGAAGCCGGTCCGCGAGGCCAGCGCCACCTGCCGGTACGGCGCCGTGCCGCGAAACGGCCGCACCGCCAGCAGCGCCCGTTCGCGCGGCGACTCGCCGAGCGCCCCCACCGGCAGCACGCTGATGCCGGCGCCGCTGGCCACCATGTAGCGGATGGTTTCCAGCGAGCTGCCCTCCAGGCGCTGGCCACCCTTGTGCATCAGCGCCGGGCACAGGGCCAGCACCTGGTCGCGAAAGCAGTGCCGCGGTCCGAGCAGCAGCACGTTCTCGTCCCCCAGCTGGGCCGGCCCGATGCTGGCCTGGCTGGTCCAAGGGTGGCCGGGCGGCATCGCCACCACGAACTCCTCGCGGTAGCAGGGCAGCACCTCGATGTCAGGCGCCCGGTACGGCAGCGACAGCACCACGGCGTCCAGCTCGCCGCGCTGCAGGCGGGTGCCCAGATCGTCCGTGTAGTTCTCCTCGATCACCAGCGGCATGCGCGGCGCCAGGCGCCCGAGCAGCGGAATCAGCCGCGGCAGCAGATACGGACCGATCGAGAAGATCACCCCCAGCCGGAACGGCCCGGCCAGCGGATCCGTGGCAGTGGCGGCCAGGGCGCGAATGGTCTCGACATCGGCCAGCACGCGCCGCGCCTGGTCGGCAATCTGCTGGCCGATGGGCGTCGGCTGGATGTGTCCGGGCAGGCGCTCGAACAGCGGCACGCCGAGTTCTTCTTCCAGCTTCCTGATGGCGATGGACAGGCTCGGCTGGCTCACGAAACAGTGTGCCGCGGCGCGGCCGAAATGCCGCTCGCGGGCCACCGCCACCAGATAGCGCAGTTCGTTCAGGGTCATGGCCGACTCGGCTTGGGTGGGCAGGTGCGGATGCGGTATTGTGCCGGCCCGCGCCGTTTGCCGATCCAGCGAGGTCCGCCGCCATGAACCACCCCGATCCGGCCACCGGCCCGGTGCTGCTCGCCGATCGCGATCCCGGCGGCGTGGTGCGCCTGACCCTGAACCGCCCGGCGCAGCGCAACGCCCTGTCCGCGGACCTGCTGCGGGCACTCAAGTCCGCGCTGACGGAACTGGCAGCCGACCCCGCCGTGCGCGTACTGCTGCTGACCGGCGCCGGTCCGGCCTTCTGCGCCGGGCACGATCTGAAGGAACTGCGCGCCCTGCCCGACGAGGCGGCGGCCGGCGCCCTGTTTGGCCTGTGTGGCGAGGTGATGCTGGCGCTGCGGCGCTTTCCGCATCCGGTGATCGCACAGGTGCATGGCGTGGCCACGGCTGCCGGCTGCCAGCTGGTGGCCAGCTGCGACCTGGCCATTGCCTCGGACCACGCCCGCTTTGCCACGCCGGGCGTCAACATCGGTCTTTTCTGCAGCACCCCGGCCGTGGCGCTGACCCGCACCGTGGCCTACAAGCACGCCATGGAGATGCTGTTCACCGGCGACCTGATCGATGCCGCCACCGCCCAGCGCATCGGGCTGGTCAACCGGGTGGTGCCGACCGGCGAGCTGGACGCCGCAACCGGCGCCCTGGCGGCGCAGATCGCCAGCCGCCCGCCGGCCGTGCTGAGCCTGGGCAAGGCCGCCGTGCAGGCGCAAATCGGCCTCAACGAGGCGGCGGCCTACGCCGACATGAGCGCCACCATGGCCAAAAACCTGCTGATGGCAGAAGCCGCCGAAGGTATCGACGCATTCCTCGCCAAGCGGCCACCGAACTGGCCTGCCGCCTGATCGCACGCCGCGGCGCTGGCCACGCCGGCCGATCCCCGTTGTAGGAGCCCGGCTCTGCCGGGCGATCGCGCAGCGCAGCTGCTCACCCACAGAACGATCATCACCTACAACCACACGGCATCCCAATGAAGATATTCCCCGATATCCCGCACCAGCCCCGCGCGCAGCGGATTGGCCACGATATAGCGGGCGACCGCACGCACGTCATCCTGCCGGCGCAAGGCCCGATCATGAAAGCGCGCTGCCACGCGCCGCCGCCCAGCGCCACCGACACGGTCACCTTGTACAGGCGAACTGCTTCCGAAACCGTGCCGCCGTGATTCAGCTGCGCCTGCCAGTGCACGTGATCAGGCATGACCACGAAGGCCAGGGTCGTCACATGGGCAGCGACCTGCGGCGAGTGGAAGGCGCGGACCGCCTGACGGGCGACCGTCCATTCGGCAAACCGGGGCGCCCTGTACACCGTAACCACCGTGAGGAGGTACACCTGTCCCGATAACGACCAGCGGCCTTTGCGCAGATCCCGGCCGTGTGGAGACGTGCTGATGCGGTCCATGCCTGATCTGGGCGCCAGCGCAGCGAGCGATGCAGAAAAGCCGCGCGGCATTTTTATCTGCGGTGGGCGATCATCGCCGCATTCTTAGCTGCCGGAAACGAATTGTCGCGCGCGGCGGATGGCGAGACGACAAGCAATATCATCCCCCTGTAGAGCCAGGCTCCGCCGGGCGATCAATCGCCATGTAGGAACCCGGCTCCGCCGGGCGATCGCGCAGCGAAGCTGCGCTCCTACACAACAATCGCCGCGCCGAAGGAGGCCGACCACCCCGCTTCCTGCTGGCCCCCGATTCCGCGCCCGACCCAAGGACTTCACCGAATGAGCACCACCCCACCCCTGACGCGCCCGCGTTCGGTCCCGCAAATGCTCGAGCGCGTGCAGCACATGATCACGCCGCAGAGCATGAGCCGCGCACTGGCCTTCCAGCCGCGGCCCAGCGACGTGTTCATCGCCACCTTTCCCAAGAGCGGCACCACCTGGCTGCAGCAGATCGTGCACGGCCTGCGCACCGGCGGCGACATGGACTTCGACGAGATCACGCAGGTCGTGCCGTGGCTGGAGACCGCGCTCGATCTGGGCCTCGACATCGACGGCCCGCAGCGCGCCCAGCCGCGGGCCTACAAGAGCCACCTGCCGTGGCCGATGATTCCCAAGGGTGGCCGGTACCTGGTCGCCGTGCGCGATCCGGGCGACGTGCTGGTGTCGCAGTTCCACTTCTGGAACGGCTGGTTCTTCGAGGCCGGCAGCGTCACCGTCGAGGACATCGCCCGCGACCTGTTCCTGAACCAGACCCTGCCGTTCAACTACTACCGCCACCTGCAATCCTGGTGGCCGCAACGGCGGGAACCGCACACCCTGATGCTGTGCTACGAGTCCATGCTGGCCGATCCGCAGGCCGCCGTGCGGCGCATCGCGGACTTCATCGGCGTGCCGCTGGACGCGGCGCTGCTGCAGCGGGTGCTGGACCAGTCGAGCGTCGAGTTCATGCGCGCCCACGCCCGCCAGTTCGACGACCACCTGCTGCGCGAGGCCCGCGACGCGGCCTGCGGCCTGCCGCCGGGAGACACCGGCGGCAGCAAGGTTCGCGCCGGTCGCGCCGGCGCCAACGTGACTGAACTGGGCGACGCCGTGCGGGCCGCACTGGACGCCGCCTGGCAGCAGCACATTGCCGGCCCGCTGGGCATTGCCGATTACGCCGCGCTGCGACGGACCCTGGAGGCGGGCGCCTGAATCGCCGATGCGCTCCTGATCGGGGCGCGCCCCGCCGATGGGCGCCTATTTCCAGCAGCAAGCGTAGCCTGGATGCAGCACAGCGAAATCCGGGATTCTTGGTCTCGTAGCCCGCCGTAGGAGGGGTTAGCCCATCGTGGGAGCGGCGCCCCCGCCGCGAAGCCTGCGCTGCCGCGTTCGGCCCGGGGGCGGGCCTCCTACAAGCAGGATTCGCTGGACGGGTGAGGCCCATGGGAGCGGCGCCTTCACCGAGAAGCCGGCGGACAAGGCGATTGGAGGCTAGGGCCGGAATCGAACCGACGTACGCGGCTTTGCAGGCCGCTGCATGACCACTCTGCCACCTAGCCGGGGCCAGAAACGACTGGCCGCGCACGGGGCGCGGCCAGGAAAAGACTTGGAGCGGGAAACGAGACTCGAACTCGCGACCTCAACCTTGGCAAGGTTGCGCTCTACCAACTGAGCTATTCCCGCCCGAATGGGAACGCGGATTGTCGGCGCCCGGGCGGCGCGCTGTCAAGCCTTTCGGAGGCTGGGCCAGGCGGCTTTCAGGTACATGACCATGGACCACAGCGTCAGCGCTGCCGCGACATAGAAGCACACCACGCCCAGCTCGTAGACGGGCAGTCCGTATAGTTTGTGTTCGTACAGCAGCAGGCTGATGGCGATCATCT
The sequence above is a segment of the Immundisolibacter sp. genome. Coding sequences within it:
- a CDS encoding glutathione S-transferase family protein, which translates into the protein MIELYEFAPAWGLPNPSPFCIKLELYLKMTGLPFETITQNDARKGPKGKIPFIRDDGQTIGDSELIIEYLKDKYGDRVDASLTAEQRARAHAINRMLHDSTYWVLLHCRWMEDNGYQAMRQALFGGLPWPLRVLIPPLVRRSLRRNLTGQGLGRHSRDEIFRFGFADLDALSVLLGEKAFLLGDTPTSVDATAQAFIMSLVGPPIDNPMRERIQRTANLMAYYQRMNQRFYPSLAAAR
- a CDS encoding CaiB/BaiF CoA-transferase family protein, which translates into the protein MFAPLVGVRVLELAPFLPGPFAGAQLLALGAEVVKLEPPGGDPGRHLPDELFAMNNRGKKSVCVDLKAPGAGAFVQRLVAGFDVVLEGFRPGVAARLGVDYDTLKQPRPDLIYCSLSGFGQTGPRAALPGHDLTYLAAGGALARPGHWQGPPQRPGVPVADTAGGLFAALAVVSALLRRAATGEGAYLDASLTDAALSLAACRGLAPAQSRTHLHPANDLFTCRDGALIAAGLLEDHFFDGFVAALGAAGAALRAPQYADLASRQRHGDALQAELKTLFASRDADQWEALANAHRLPMLRVRSVAEALAEQGPTAPAPAFPVRIDGAALPAPAQPAPALGADTASVLAAIGYDAAAVAALAAAGVLILPTTEPS
- a CDS encoding acyl-CoA dehydrogenase family protein, coding for MDFELTADQQAICEQIERLCEPFDDRYWFERDHDGEFPVDFVNAMASGGWLGIAMPEAYGGAGLGITEAALMMQTVAASGACLSGASAIHLNLFGPNVIVKFGTPEQRERFLPPLIRGEQRACFAVTEPNTGLDTTHLKTFARRDGDCYVVHGQKVWTSNAQHAHKMLLIARTTPLEETARPIDGLTLFYCDLDRARVEVREIEKMGRKCVDSNQVFIDGLEIPVQDRIGEEGQGFRYLLHGLNPERILIAAEAIGIGRVALRKATEYARERVVFGRPIGQNQAIQHPLAECWAELEAANLVMLNAASQYDRGADCGAHANAAKYLAAEAGFKTCTQAVMTHGGFGYAKEYHVERYLREVMITRLAPVSPQLVLCYLAERVLGLPKSY
- a CDS encoding DUF4126 domain-containing protein, encoding MDSYHELVRTIALTLGVGWASGINLYAALLVLGIAGATGDLALPPDLQVLASPLVIGAAGLMYGVEFFADKTPGVDSGWDALHTFIRIPAGALLAAGAVGEVTPALEIAAGILGGGMAATSHVTKAGTRLLINTSPEPFSNWTASVAEDVAVFGGLWAALNQPWLFISLLVAFLVLVAWLLPKIFRALRKIGGGILRLFGRRPRAPAADPPASLERQ
- a CDS encoding TPM domain-containing protein — protein: MDLKRIVRHLLTTRRQLARTFPKAALAAIEQAIEASEKRHAGQLRFVVEAALDTGPLFRGQSARERALELFSHLRIWDTQHNNGVLIYLLLADRDVEIIADRGIHARVGTEQWEAVCRMMESAFRRGDYAAGAIQGIDAVSRHLTRHFPATGRAGENELPDTPLML
- a CDS encoding YgcG family protein, whose protein sequence is MTASRILILAWALCSPWAGHAEVAVPPLTARVTDQTGTLTPEQKSALEQTLRAFEALKGSQIAVLMVPTTAPETIEQYSLRVVEQWKLGRQKVDDGALLIVAKEDRTLRIEVGYGLEGALNDATSKRIVSEVITPYFRQGDFYGGIRAGVDRMIRVIDGEALPPPTARPAGSSDALFSQLPIILFLVVAVGGVLRAVLGRLPGAAVGGAIIAVVAWLLIGTLIVALIAGVVAFLFTLLGGGGRGGFGGYPGGLGGRGGFGGGGFGGGGGSFGGGGASGRW
- a CDS encoding LemA family protein; its protein translation is MRQARLLLATLLALALSGCGYNKFQTADEQVKAAWSEVLNQYQRRADLVPNLVNTVKGFAAQEKEVLTQVTQARASVGSIQATPELLNDPEAFAKFQAAQGQLSSALSRLLVVSENYPQLKSDANFRDLQAQLEGTENRITVARNRYIKAVQDYNVTVRSFPSNLTAMLFGYRVKPNFTVQNEQEISAPPKVDFSPAPARP
- a CDS encoding DUF3501 family protein, whose translation is MQKLTRADLLSLEQYAEQRPAMRARVLEHKKNRQIQLGPHATLAFEDRLTVQYQIQEMLRIERVFEARGIQDELDAYNPLIPDGHNLKATFMIEYDDEAERRVALARLIGVEDRVWLRVAGHEPVYAIADEDMERENDDKTSAVHFVRFEFTPAMIGALHAGADLAAGIDHPNMTVSIDPLPAATRAALAADLVG
- a CDS encoding heterodisulfide reductase-related iron-sulfur binding cluster produces the protein MADSPSRTPPREGSLEAPTRHAIEWQTAEYYDAQALEKELERVFDICHGCRRCVSLCQAFPTLFDLVDESSTMEVDGVAKDDYIKVVDQCYLCDLCYMTKCPYVPPHEWNVDFPHLMLRAKAVKFKTKGASFRDRFLTSTDLTGKLAGIPVVTETVNAVNRNKPARQVMEKVMGIHADAVLPPFASKPLKRHFKDQAAVNAPLTPQAGANTTGKVLLFGTCYGHNQMPELGDDLAAIYRHNGLPVTLADNSRCCGMPKLELGDMDSVNELKKHNLPALAAYVDQGYDIVAPVPSCVLMFKQELRLMFPDDADVQKVAARIFDPFEYLIARHKDGLLKTDFKQSLGKIAYHPPCHLRVQNIGLKTREVFQLIPDTEVVAIERCAGHDGTYGVKVETHPLSMKIGTPVFDRVREIDPIHYASDCPIACKHIEHGVGNGKPSEHPLQLLRLAYGV